The segment GTAGAATTTTTCCTGGTTCTCAGTATTTTTATTTTACCCGTGCGCTATCAATCCTTTATCGCGCTTTGGCGCGACTTGAAATCCGCTTGGAATAACGCTTGCTAAATTTTCAATCACCCAGTGTTCTCAGCTATGTTTAGCATTAGGCGAGGGTGAGAAGTTTTAAATACCCCGTGCTAATTCCATCCTGAAAATTCCTGCTGCTAAACCCCAAAGGGCAAAGGCGCGGCAAAGCGTTTGTCTGATGCCGTTGTCCGAATTATTTGTCCATTAGATTCCTTCTTGATTATGGCTTCCCAGCCTGCGTAATCAGCCACAATGGAAACCCGTGTGCTTATGAAAGCCACTGGTATGGAGGTTAAAATGAAACAGAACAGATTTAAACAAACCATCACATCCCTACTGACTCTATTGACCCTACTGATTTCGACGCCCGTCGCGCTCGTTGCGCAGACCGCAAACACCGGCGTTGTGACAGGCGTTGTCAAAGATCAATCCGGCGCTGTCGTATCAAACGCGACGGTCAAAGCCATCAATAAAGGCACCAATGCCGAACGCCTGGTGACCACCAGCGACACCGGCGCGTTTGAACTGACGCAACTGACGCCGGGCGAATATCGCATTGAAATCGAAGCCGGTGGCTTTGCCAAATATGTGCAGGAACCGGTCACCGTCAATGTCTTGTCGCGTGTGACCATCGAACCGGCACTCAAACCCGCAGGCTCTGCCGAACAGGTCACGGTTACGGGTGAATCGTCGCCGGTTGTTGAAACGACTAAGACCGATGTCGGCGGCGTGGTCACCCAAAAACAATTAGAGAGCCTGCCGGTCAACGGTCGCTCATTCGCTTCGCTTGCGGTACTCATTCCGGGCGCTACGCAAGCGCCGTCTTTCGATCCGACCAAAGCCCGCACCGGAACTTTTTCCATCGGCGGTTCGACAGGTCGCAATGTCAACATCACCATTGATGGCGGTGACAACAAAGACAATGTCGTCGGCGGCATTTTGCAGAATTATTCGATGGAAGGCATTCAGGAATTCGCCCTTTCGACCCAACGATTTTCCGCAGCCAATGGGCGGTCGGGCGGCGCTTTGCTTTCGGTTATCAACAAAAGCGGAAGCAATGACCTGCACGGTTCGCTGTTCGGATTTTTCCGCGATGATACATTCAACGCCAGCGCGCCGAAAATTTTAGCCAAAGCCAATCCGATTATTTTTTCCGACCCCAACGATGTCGTTAAACCCGCCTTCAGTCGCCAACAATTCGGTGGCTCACTCGGCGGTCCGGCGATTAAAGACAAGCTCTTCTGGTTTGGCACCGTTGAACATACACGCGAGCGCGCGACGTCCATTGTCCCGACCGATACTGTGAGTCAAATTCAATTGCTCGCGCCGCTCGGTTACAACGTTGACCGATTTTTCCCGCAACCCTTCGATGATACGCAATACACCCTGAAAGGCGATTGGCATCCGCAAGATAATCACGCCTTCTCGTTGCGTTATGCGCAACAAAACAATGAAGCCTTAAATGACCAGGCGGGCTTTTTAATCGTGCAAACCGATTTGAGCGGAGGCGATAGACAGTTGAATGACCTGCATAGTCTTCTCGGTTCATGGACGTGGACAGCCAATTCCAGAACCGTCAATCAATTCCTCTATCAATGGTCAACCTTCAACAACCGCATTCTCGCAACCTCGGATTTGCCGAATCTGGCATTCGCAGATGGCATCGTTGTCGGGCGCAATGCCAATGTGCCGCAACAAACTACGCAACGCAAACATCAATTCCGCGATGACCTCAGTTGGAATGTCGGCAATCACGCGCTGAAATTCGGCGGCGATTATGTGTTCATTCCCGAAATCGGCGGCTTCTTCAATTTCGTATCCACCCCCAATTATCTTTTCGGTGACACCATACGAAATATTTTGACCGATACGGCGACTTATCCGCAGGGGCTGAACACCCCCGGAAGCGTCATTCAAATCGTGCTGGCGGGCGGCGACCCCAGCACAGCTTTCTTAGATAACTCGCATCAATTTTCCGGGTACGCCCAGGATGACTGGCGCGTCTCACGCAGACTCACACTCAACCTTGGTGTGCGTTATGACGTTGACCTGGGTTTCGTTGATGCCAAGCGTCAGGAGAGAAATCGCGCCGTCCGGGCTTTGCAGATTATCGGAAGTCCATACGGACAACGCATCGCGCAAAACGACACGAATAATTTTTCACCGCGTCTGGGGTTTGCCTATGACGTATTCGGCGACGGGCGTTCGGTGGTGCGCGGCGGTTATGGACTTTACTATGACCAGTCATTCCAAAACGTCGTCACCTTTGCGGTGCAACAGGCGCACGATGAAATTTACGGGCAACTGGTCAATGACGATGATGGACTGAGTTTATCATCGCCGGTTCCAACGATTCCGCGACCGTTTACCAATCCGCTCATTCCGATTCGCGGGCGGTTGATCGACCCGAATTTTGAATCGCCATACAGCCAGCAAACCAACATCGGTTTCGCGCAGGAAATCGGTCGAAACATGGCTTTGGAATTCGATTACATACACATTCTCGGACTCCATGAGTTCACCGGTTTAGACATCAATCCGCGCATCGGGCCGCTCATCGGCGCAGACCGCAACAGCCCGACGCCGCCAAGACTCCTGGCTGATGCTTTCGCAGCCCACGCCGCCGAACTCACGCAGGAATTCGGCATTCCCAATCCCTTTTCAAGAATCACTGTGGCGCAATCCGATGGGCGCTCGCGTTACGATGCGTTCACGGTGTCGCTGCGCAAACGCTACAGCAATCGTTTTCAATTGAACACCCATTACACCTTGTCGAAAGCTGTGACCTGGTTTGGTCTGTCAGGCGATTTCGGACAAGCGCCGCAAAATCCGTTCAACAAATTTGATGCGGCGGCAGATTTCGGTCCCACAAGTTCGGATGAACGTCATCGCTTTGTGGTATCGGGAATTTTTGATTTGCCTTGGGGCATTCAATTATCGCCCATCCTGCAATTTGCCTCAGCGCGTCCGTACAGCATCTTCCCCGAAGGCGCTGATGACATCAATAAAGACGGTATCTTCAACGATACGGAAACTCGCGATGGCAATGACCAGAATCATTTACCGCCCAACAGCGAACGCGGCGATATATTCTCGCAAGTCAATCTGCGGGTCGCCAAAAATTTCAATTTCCGCAATGACCGTTTCAAAGTGGGATTGTTCTTTGAGGCGTTCAATCTGTTCAACACGGCAAATTTTGGAGCCGCGTATCAACAGGTTGTTGGCACGCCCGACTTCAAACGACCGATTAACTTTTACGGAGCGACAGGATTTTCCGAACCGCTTGGCATTCCGTTCCAGGCGCAATTCGGTTTCCGTTTCTCTTTCTAAAAACCTTACAAAATTGAAGTTGAGCAAGCGGGCTGAGACCGCGCCTTGCTCGTGAACAATTCAAATAAAAAAGCCGAAGCTCGTGAAGGCTTCGGCTTTTTTTATTCAACCTATAGCGATTTATCAACCGATGCGCGGTCTCAGCCCGCTTGCTCAACTGAAGGGTTGCTAAATGTACTGACTTCACATCATCCGAAACAATAGAGTTTGCCGTCTTGTGAACCAACGATGATTTTGCCCGATGCGATGGCTGCCGATGCGGAAATCGGCGCACCGGCGTTATACTCCCAAACCTTTGCGCCGGTTTGAAAATCCAATACATAAAATCGTCCATCGTTTGAACCGACAAACACCCGAC is part of the Acidobacteriota bacterium genome and harbors:
- a CDS encoding TonB-dependent receptor; protein product: MKQNRFKQTITSLLTLLTLLISTPVALVAQTANTGVVTGVVKDQSGAVVSNATVKAINKGTNAERLVTTSDTGAFELTQLTPGEYRIEIEAGGFAKYVQEPVTVNVLSRVTIEPALKPAGSAEQVTVTGESSPVVETTKTDVGGVVTQKQLESLPVNGRSFASLAVLIPGATQAPSFDPTKARTGTFSIGGSTGRNVNITIDGGDNKDNVVGGILQNYSMEGIQEFALSTQRFSAANGRSGGALLSVINKSGSNDLHGSLFGFFRDDTFNASAPKILAKANPIIFSDPNDVVKPAFSRQQFGGSLGGPAIKDKLFWFGTVEHTRERATSIVPTDTVSQIQLLAPLGYNVDRFFPQPFDDTQYTLKGDWHPQDNHAFSLRYAQQNNEALNDQAGFLIVQTDLSGGDRQLNDLHSLLGSWTWTANSRTVNQFLYQWSTFNNRILATSDLPNLAFADGIVVGRNANVPQQTTQRKHQFRDDLSWNVGNHALKFGGDYVFIPEIGGFFNFVSTPNYLFGDTIRNILTDTATYPQGLNTPGSVIQIVLAGGDPSTAFLDNSHQFSGYAQDDWRVSRRLTLNLGVRYDVDLGFVDAKRQERNRAVRALQIIGSPYGQRIAQNDTNNFSPRLGFAYDVFGDGRSVVRGGYGLYYDQSFQNVVTFAVQQAHDEIYGQLVNDDDGLSLSSPVPTIPRPFTNPLIPIRGRLIDPNFESPYSQQTNIGFAQEIGRNMALEFDYIHILGLHEFTGLDINPRIGPLIGADRNSPTPPRLLADAFAAHAAELTQEFGIPNPFSRITVAQSDGRSRYDAFTVSLRKRYSNRFQLNTHYTLSKAVTWFGLSGDFGQAPQNPFNKFDAAADFGPTSSDERHRFVVSGIFDLPWGIQLSPILQFASARPYSIFPEGADDINKDGIFNDTETRDGNDQNHLPPNSERGDIFSQVNLRVAKNFNFRNDRFKVGLFFEAFNLFNTANFGAAYQQVVGTPDFKRPINFYGATGFSEPLGIPFQAQFGFRFSF